In Rhodoferax sediminis, the sequence TGGTGGCGATCACGCGCATGGCCAAGGTGCCCATGCTGTCGCAATTCGCCACCCTGTATGTGAGCTGCATGCGCGGCACGCCACTGCTGGTCCAGTTGTTCGTGATCTACTTTGGCCTGCCCAGCATCGGCATCCAGTTCGAGCCGATCACCGCGGGCATTCTGGGCTTGAGCCTGAATGTTGGCGCCTACCTGTCGGAGACCATCCGTGGCGCGATCAACGGCGTGGAACACGGCCAGTGGAACGCCGCGCGCAGCCTGGGCCTGACGCAGACGCAAACCCTGCGCTACATCGTCGGCCCGCAGGCGCTGCGCCTGGCCGTGCCCAGTCTGTCGAACAGCCTGATCAGCCTGATCAAGGACACCTCGCTGGTGTCGGTGATTGCCGTGAGCGAGTTGATGCTGGCCACCAAGGAAGTGATCGCCACCACGTTCCAGCCGTTCCCGCTGTACCTGGCCGCCGCGGGCATCTACTGGGCCATGAGCGCCTTCTTTGAGACGCTGCAGAAAAAACTGGAAGTGCGGCTGAACCGCAGCTACTTGCGCTGAAGGGCGCCAGCACCCGGCGCTAAAACAAACTGCGCTGCCCCACCGCCTCGCCAGGGCGGAACTGGCTCGCGTCGAGCTCGATGCGCTCGCGATTGAACCCCAGGCGGCGGCAGGCTTTCTCGAAGCGCTGGCGCACCAGTTCGGCCCACAGCCCACTGCCCTTCATGCGCGTCGCAAAATCACTGTCATAGTCCTTGCCACCGCGCATCTCCTGGATGCGCGCCATGATGCGCGCGGCGCGCTGCGGATAGTGCAGCTCCAGCCACTGGCGAAACAGCGGACTCAGCTCCCACGGCAGGCGCAGCACGGTGTAGAAGGCACTGCGTGCGCCCGCCTCCCAGGCGGCGGCCAGCACCTGCTCCATGTCTTCGTTCACGAACGGAATTTGCGGCGCCACGCTGACGCCCACCGGCACGCCGGCATCGGCCAGCGAGCGGATGGTGCGCAGTCGCCGGTAGGGTGCGGCGGCACGCGGCTCCAGAATGCGCGCGAGAT encodes:
- a CDS encoding amino acid ABC transporter permease; this encodes MDLHGLTQLLRDALPVMLRGAGYTLVLAVASVIFGAVLGTLVAITRMAKVPMLSQFATLYVSCMRGTPLLVQLFVIYFGLPSIGIQFEPITAGILGLSLNVGAYLSETIRGAINGVEHGQWNAARSLGLTQTQTLRYIVGPQALRLAVPSLSNSLISLIKDTSLVSVIAVSELMLATKEVIATTFQPFPLYLAAAGIYWAMSAFFETLQKKLEVRLNRSYLR